One part of the Treponema sp. OMZ 787 genome encodes these proteins:
- the ftcD gene encoding glutamate formimidoyltransferase, with protein MMNKIIECVPNFSNGRDPEVLEKIIAPFRGKEKVKLLDYESDKDHNRSVVTVIGEPEELKKAVVEAIGIAANLIDLRKHEGAHPRMGATDVVPFIPIKNSTMEECIELSKEVGKLIWEQHKIPVFLYEKSASAPSRENLSNIRKGQFEGMAEKVKQPEWKPDFGGTEIHPSAGVTAVGCRMPLVAFNVNLATNDLSIADKIAKKVRFLGGGLRFVKAMGVDLTERGIVQVSMNMTDYTKTSLYQSYEMVKMEAKRYGVNIVGTEIVGLTPMAALMDVASYYLQIENFEFSQIIEARLLE; from the coding sequence ATGATGAACAAAATAATTGAATGTGTTCCTAACTTTAGTAACGGCCGCGATCCTGAAGTTTTGGAAAAGATTATTGCACCCTTCCGCGGAAAAGAAAAGGTAAAATTACTTGATTACGAATCCGACAAGGATCATAACCGCTCTGTTGTAACCGTAATCGGCGAGCCCGAAGAGCTTAAAAAAGCCGTTGTTGAAGCCATTGGTATAGCAGCCAATCTAATTGACTTACGCAAGCATGAGGGAGCTCACCCCAGAATGGGTGCTACCGATGTTGTCCCCTTTATTCCGATTAAAAATTCCACAATGGAAGAATGTATCGAATTATCCAAAGAGGTAGGAAAACTCATTTGGGAACAGCACAAGATTCCTGTTTTCTTATACGAAAAATCGGCATCGGCTCCTTCAAGAGAAAACCTTTCAAATATCCGAAAGGGGCAGTTTGAAGGTATGGCCGAAAAGGTAAAGCAGCCCGAATGGAAGCCCGATTTCGGCGGAACCGAAATTCACCCTTCAGCAGGCGTTACGGCTGTCGGCTGCCGAATGCCCCTTGTTGCCTTTAACGTAAACTTGGCTACAAACGATCTTTCAATTGCAGATAAGATTGCAAAAAAAGTACGCTTCTTAGGAGGTGGCTTGCGCTTTGTCAAAGCAATGGGCGTAGATCTTACAGAACGCGGAATCGTTCAGGTTTCAATGAACATGACGGACTATACAAAGACCTCTCTTTATCAGTCCTATGAAATGGTAAAAATGGAAGCAAAACGCTACGGCGTAAACATTGTCGGTACCGAAATTGTCGGCCTTACCCCGATGGCAGCCTTAATGGATGTTGCTTCTTATTATCTACAAATCGAAAACTTCGAATTCAGCCAGATAATCGAGGCTAGGTTACTCGAATAG